One window of the Anguilla rostrata isolate EN2019 chromosome 13, ASM1855537v3, whole genome shotgun sequence genome contains the following:
- the fam83c gene encoding protein FAM83C, with protein MLSSESLRPNIHRKALGKLATRLEEVKNPWRQVSTLELSHNEAARLATDALLESGEKEYRRVLTEERELNFLSPLEIQYITDSATKNVSDSSSANGSEREFGEADAVSELTSGTYFPMMSDEDAPALELGWPDLPTRYGPSETQIYFQRDKSHNVKDLIRSLINKAKKVIAIVMDLFTDVDLLCDLMEASNKRKVPVYILLDSQNLDYFKDMCIALDIRNSHLSNMRIRSVCGETYCTKSGKKFTGQVQEKFMIIDCEEVIAGSYSFSWLSGQVHSNMLLHFSGRIAERFDCEFRCLYADSQIVDYFYNPDEEGLPFYAAFPPMLPVTGPRDFQDRVSSRERLGSDSSSQSSSSLSSVKMAPGMAATVYQVTDNNKEANSPFTSPERRGSQNSDAHTQGPERWGGQSPMAHSQGSEKREGQSSAPHSQGSDKRGGQGPTPHTQGLERRGVLGPAPHTQGLERRGVQGPTPHTQGLERRGGQIHVQGGHAARGFSNANGHSAGAEWASPVAGQTGLEWNKAETPDYLRGNLGGTTSKVQGLNLYDHKPNYFHSGMPKTNPQMDTKMTGKHKNPTNPLLNKISDFFQYPYKERETYNLRRSPPQSTAFGGPDLTQAEPESLQPLPPPPPLSPEASPTDVGMNRQDAKRMTLGHSKLDLVNHYNKMKSKHIYSRFELKNNNT; from the exons ATGCTCAGCTCAGAGTCTTTGCGGCCGAACATTCATCGTAAGGCGCTCGGCAAACTTGCCACCAGACTGGAGGAAGTGAAGAATCCATGGCGACAAGTGTCAACCTTGGAGTTGAGCCACAATGAGGCCGCTAGACTGGCCACAGATGCCCTGCTGGAGTCCGGAGAGAAAGAATACCGACGGGTGCTAACGGAGGAGAGAGAACTGAATTTTCTTTCACCACTTGAAATCCAATACATTACTGATAGCGCCACCAAAAACGTCTCCGATAGTAGCAGCGCAAATGGATCTGAGCGAGAGTTTGGTGAGGCAGACGCGGTGTCGGAGCTTACGTCTGGGACATATTTTCCAATGATGTCGGACGAAGATGCGCCTGCTCTGGAACTTGGCTGGCCGGATCTCCCCACCCGGTACGGTCCATCGGAAACGCAGATCTATTTCCAGAGGGACAAGTCTCACAATGTCAAAGATCTCATTCGTTCTCTTatcaacaaagcaaaaaag GTCATTGCCATAGTGATGGACCTTTTCACGGATGTGGATTTACTCTGTGATTTGATGGAGGCCTCAAACAAACGCAAGGTCCCTGTGTATATTCTTCTGGACAGCCAGAACCTGGACTACTTCAAGGACATGTGCATTGCTCTGGACATCCGCAACTCCCATCTGAGT AATATGAGAATTCgcagtgtgtgtggagagacaTACTGCACCAAATCTGGGAAAAAGTTTACTGGCCAGGTACAGGAGAAATTCATGATTATCGACTGTGAAGAAGTTATTGCTGGATCGTATAG CTTCTCGTGGCTGTCAGGGCAGGTCCACAGCAACATGCTGCTCCACTTCTCCGGCAGGATCGCCGAGCGCTTCGACTGCGAGTTCCGCTGCCTCTACGCCGACTCCCAGATCGTAGATTACTTTTACAACCCGGACGAGGAAGGCCTCCCCTTCTATGCTGCCTTCCCGCCCATGTTGCCCGTCACTGGGCCCAGAGACTTCCAGGACCGCGTGAGCTCTCGGGAAAGGCTGGGTTCGGACTCCAGCAGCCAGTCCAGCAGCAGCCTCTCCAGCGTTAAGATGGCTCCCGGAATGGCCGCCACCGTCTACCAGGTCACCGACAACAATAAAGAGGCCAACAGCCCTTTCACGAGCccagagagaagagggagcCAGAACTCCGACGCCCACACCCAGGGgccagagagatgggggggccAAAGCCCCATGGCTCACAGCCAGGGATCGGAGAAAAGAGAGGGCCAAAGCTCCGCCCCTCACAGCCAGGGATCAGACAAGAGAGGGGGCCAAGGCCCCACCCCTCACACCCAGGGactggagagaaggggggtcCTAGGCCCTGCCCCTCACACCCAGGGATTGGAGAGAAGAGGAGTCCAAGGCCCCACCCCTCACACCCAGGGactggagagaagggggggccAGATCCATGTCCAGGGTGGCCATGCAGCCAGAGGCTTTTCTAATGCCAACGGTCACAGCGCAGGCGCAGAATGGGCATCCCCGGTGGCGGGCCAAACAGGGCTAGAGTGGAACAAAGCTGAAACTCCCGATTACCTACGGGGTAATTTGGGAGGAACTACCTCAAAGGTCCAGGGCCTCAATCTGTATGATCACAAGCCTAACTACTTTCACAGTGGCATGCCCAAGACCAACCCTCAGATGGACACCAAAATGACCGGCAAACACAAGAACCCTACCAACCCCCTCCTCAACAAGATCTCCGACTTCTTCCAGTACCCCTATAAGGAGAGGGAGACCTACAACCTCCGCAGGTCCCCGCCTCAGAGCACCGCCTTCGGGGGCCCAGATCTCACCCAGGCCGAGCCCGAGAGCCTGCAGCCActgcccccgcctccgcccctgTCCCCCGAGGCGTCGCCCACAGACGTGGGTATGAACCGGCAAGATGCCAAGAGGATGACCCTGGGTCACAGCAAGCTGGACCTGGTCAATCACTACAACAAGATGAAATCCAAGCACATCTACAGCAGGTTTGAGCTAAAGAATAACAACACCTGA